The genomic stretch TCTTCCAGCGCTGCCTGGCAGTGGCGACCAAGGACTTCGCCACCCTGCAGCAGACCGAAGGGTGGCGCTTCCTGCAGAAGCACGACCCCGCCATGGAGCTCGAGATTCTCCAATTCGTCCATGAATCGGCGCGGGTAATTTCAATTTCggaacaatcaatcaatcaatcaattggaTCGATTAATTTGGGATCTGATGTCGCTGGATCGGCAGAGAAGGAAGCGATGGAGGAGAGAGCGGACGCACCAAGAGATGTACATGCAGTTGGCGGAAGCCATGGACAGCCTACAGCACATCTGCACGGAGGGCTGCACCGACGTCGGGCCGCGCTGCAGCGCGCCGGCGAGCAACCCCTGCACGAGTTTTAGTACGTGCGAGGGGCTGCAGCTACTCCTCCGGCACGCTGCCGCCTGCGGCGATCGGAAGGTGACTCCCAAGGGCTGCAACCACTGCAAGAGACTGTGGCAGCTCTTTCGCCTCCACTCCTCTCTCTGCGAAGACTCTGTCTCTTGCAGAGTCCCTCTCTGCAGGTACCGTGCAATCTGAAATTAAACAATCGTCAATCGAACTTATTAACGATCTATTTGTAGTTTGGTTTGATTTGGTTTGGTTTGATTTGATTAGGCAATTCAAGAAGAAGATGGAGGAGGAGAAAGAGGACAAGACGTGGAGGCGGCTGGTGGAGAAGGTGGCCACGGCTAGAGTTATGGCTACCTTGGCCAACCGGAAGGTGCCTCAGCTGGTGCAGAAATCATGGGTGAGATATAGAGGAAGAAGATAGGTCGTTGAAAATTATTGTTTGCTCATTTGTTGATTGCTCATTCTTTTTCAtatacatcaaaaaaaaaaatgtatgctTAATTAATACATCTCACTGTCTCAGTTCTAATTAAGCTCCGTATGAAGGTCTGTCTTTTTAATGTAAGGCCTGCCTGAAGTTTTAAGTTCATGGTCATGGTCATGCACGAGGACAAGTTAGTAGTCCAAGAAAAAACTTGGTAAATTTATATGTGGTCAAAATTTTTATTCATTTTCTACAATAAAAGTTGAATTTGGGGAGACTTTCAATTCTTATGCCATGAGATTTGAAAATTATAGAGAATGTTGTGTTTTTCTGGGTTGTAGATGGTACTCGAGAATCTATCACTTTAACAAATAATCATAGTCAAATTAATGGCAAATGTAGTTTTATTGAGGTATGATAACTAATAAAAATGTCGCCACTGGGTTTTTTAGGTTGGGCAAAACTGAAAGGGCAACCCAAAAAAAACAGTgccatattttaatttattatcaaagGGTTGTCGGGACCATAGTTTGTAAAATCGCAATCCGGAtcataggatcgtacgatcctacgatccggaaaccCAAAATCGATCTAGGATCATGCAGAATCATTTTTGCGGtaggatcgcagcaggatcggtaggatcggaatAGAATCGGTAGGATCGGAATAGAATCGGTAGGATCGAagcaggatcggtggaagctttgagatatcataacttttgacttgtaTTGAACCACagggcctataatatatcaaatcaaagctcgttcagagatctttaataaatttcaaagtttatccttaaccaccctatttcaaacccaaaaatatcatttaaatcattTTCGAATGTCtagaagattttatctttttttattatcttttttcatcttattaggattttaaattatttaaacatatgtttaattattgttgagttagttttttttatcaataatattatgTCATTTCCTCCCAAAATAATGAGCTTTTGGATGCGTATTGTATGacatcaaccagtctttagaagattatttccagCGTTCATATTTtaatcaaaggattcaatagcttATGTGTCAGGTGCTTTGTTGACtgttaaattgaattatcttataaaccaaggaaatattttcgacattgaatgtgttattattattgtgttaatagaaattttatattctttcattttatgatatgaaaatataaatattattattatacgagaatgatagttgaattacaagttaatttaaatttatacatgtagtaatgtaatttgaggTATTGAGTGTAcatgattgcatatatatacaaaattaattagtaatttatatataaatgagttttttaggtattttttctaattattaatcatataTGTAAGATTTTAAGagtttttggtaggatcgtacgattctacgatccgatcctgaccctaaatcaATTCTGTGTAGGATCACGATTTTGTAAACTATGATTGGGACTATGGTACGATGATAAGTATGCAACTGGTTCCCTAAGTAATGAGAGTTTGAATCTTACTAAGGACATATTAGATCtaagaaatttaaattatttgtgatgttGGACTATCCGCCATGACTCATCTGTGCTTTCTGTTTTATCCTAATGAACAGTAAGAAATTTTCGTGAGATAAGATtgattatcaaaaaaataatgataacaataatcataaattaatttaaattaataaagacCTACTATATTCAATCTATATCACAACTataattattattcttttataattattttataattactGATATTGCATATCATATTTATTATTAGTATATgtgataaaaaatttttaaatacttgGTGACTTGGGAAATTGATGAAGTTCTTATGTAGAAAAGTCATTTTGAAAAACATAATCTCTTTATGACTACGTGGAGAAGTACAATTCAATTTTGACTTAATGAGAAATGAGAGATTAGAACATAAGATCACTTCAAAATtataaatagattttgaaatctaATCTTGTGTTATTCAATATTGAGTGCAGAAAGAATcaaagagaaagagggagagtatTAGAGACAAAAGGATTAGATTCTACTTTAGAAACAAAGGGAGTCAAATCCTCTTAATATcctaatttgaatctaaaataatAAATGAGACACTACTATCAATGCTAGagagaagttcacttgtttgaaCCAACCAAAACAAGCACTGATATCATATCAATTATAAGATCAAGGTGAGCACTTAAGAGGGTGAAATaacgcttttaaaaaaaaataaagcttatcagagatatgcagtggaaataagCTTTAGATTTTTCTAGGTTAAAATTGAATAATAATTCAAATGAGGTGCAAGAATAAAATAGACAAAAGAATTTAAAGTGACTCCATAAGCCTCAGGATCCTACTCCACAACCTAATGATTCATTAGGTAAATCACTCCTTGTTAAAATCGTTATATTTTCTCTTTTCTGGAGCCTTTCAAAGATGAATAAAACTTTTATACAATTATAGTTTAAGTAAAATGATGTAAAGTCGGATATTTAACTATCATAAAACAATAATGACAAGTTAAATAAATTATACCAAATGAAGAATTCCAAGCTGTCTGAAATTTGAGCAGTTTAATACATACAAAATGCTTTTGAACACTAAAATGGGTGCTTAAATTACTTGTATTGATTGCGATTGATGTTGTAGTGATGTTCTGGACGAGCAAGTCTCCTATTTATAAATAATTAGGAAACGTTGCATTCTTGTGGACCAACCTTATCTAAAACCAAGTTGATCTCTTTGTCATTTTATCGACTGATCCGTCTGATTAGCTACCACATGTACCGCAACATCTGAATCAGTTTGTCGACCTTGTTATCTGATAGATCAATATTGTGATCGCGTTATCGATAAATccagataaaatttattaatttgagCTTATCTTCTTACTTCGTCCTCTTATCAACAAGCATTTCTTGTGGCCACATCAACACCTAATCGAGCTATTCTGGTCGACCATTGTTGTTCATGTGATCGACCAACTATGCACAACTTTTATCTGTTTGTTAGTCATTAACCTCTAGTTGACCACCTATCATCATCGGGTTAATTAACTCTGGTTGAATTTGAGTTAATAGATAGCAAACAAGCTCCTTATGAATTTGACTAAATTCTACAATTTTCTCAACTAAAAAactatattttgaaataaaacaagtacaaaataatatataattcagtAGTAATCGAAAACTAAATTATTGTCATTTTACTAATTCAAAAGCCAAATCTAATAAAATATTTGTTATGGCTCAATTAACACTAGTGAACTGTTTAactttgatttcaaaataatTCTTGATTACTTAGTCAAGTCAATCTCCAAGATGGAAGAAACTACTCAAGTATTTTTTACCAAAAAACCATATCTTAGACTTCTTACTTTGGTTAGATACATATCATCCTTAAGAAATTAAGGTGACATTTGATTTAGAAGTTTGAGAATGAGggaatagattcattcctaaatcttatgtttggttgatggaaatagaatcaagattttggaatgaaactcaaaaatttaggtatggatgaaacccaccTCCTCCCTTGGATTTTGATAGAATGggaataaaaattaagttttggacgaaaatacccttagtatatttgttcaatttttctttcatttcactctctctccttattctctctcatcatactttctctctcctctttctatcatcacattttctctctcaacatactttctctctccttattctctctcatcacacattctctaccattttctctctatattctctcttatcacacacactctcatattttctctctcttcattctctccacatttttcatcatattttctctctcatcattctttctctctcttcaatctctcttaccatactctctctccatattttatctcatcacactttctctcttttcattctctttcatcacacactctctcctcattctctttcatcacacattctctaccattttctctctatattctctttcatcacacacactctctcattattttctctctcttcattctctcctcattctctcatcatactttctctctcctcaaactctcttaccatactctctctctctccatattttccctcatcacactttctctctcttcattctcttctatcacactctctctccttattttctttcatcacactttccctctcttcattttttcccatcacactttctctcttatcacattttctcatcatactttctcttctcaatctctcatattctctcatcacactttctctctcttcattttttcccatcactctttctctctcaacacactttctctctcatcaaactttttctcttctcaatctctcctatcacgctctctttcctcattttctctcatcacactttccctgtcttcatttttttccatcacactttctctcccatcatactttttctctcatcatatgtttctctcacattcaactttatcttccatctaattttttctcttattttcctctaagggtaaaaaaaagaaatttaagttgATTCCGattaaaaatattcaactaaccaaatattaattttagcaatgatacccaagctcatacccattctcattccacaatactatgatacccattcccatttcgattcttaggagagaaccaaacgctaCCTAAGACTTCTTACCTTTACCAAATGCGCAATCCGCCTGACCTATTTAGGCTTTTTGCCTTGTCAAATGTCCAATCCACCTAGCCCATTTGAATTTCCTAACTCACCAAATGTCTGATTCCTATTTAAACATTTTGCCTTATTAAATGTCCAATCTACATGATCCATTTAGACTTCCTACACCTGTATACTTGACACATTAGAtcatgtcatacatcaaaaccccACAGATAACCAAATTAGTTCAGCACAATTCAACCCTCAAGTCTTAGCAAGTGAGTCTCAACTTCTTTCAAATAATAGTTTCTAAGACTCATGCTTATTTGCCATTACCAGTGGAAATAATCAGTGACAAACCTGTTTAAAACACAAACCCGTGGAGAAAACGCGAGGAAGCAATGAGATTACAACTAAGAAACAACTTCGCTAACCAGCTTAACCGCGAATTAATAGTCAGATGGAGTGATCACATAATCAATCTTCAATATCATTTTCACAACCTGAGTTGCGAGCAAGATCTGCTGTTGCTTTCC from Zingiber officinale cultivar Zhangliang chromosome 5B, Zo_v1.1, whole genome shotgun sequence encodes the following:
- the LOC121986069 gene encoding BTB/POZ and TAZ domain-containing protein 2-like isoform X1 produces the protein MGASSVDQYGVGGFRPQAAESRFLPPADVKIVTSDGRSIPAHSSVLASASPVLERMLDRSRKGGDGAGRVIHILGAPHDAVLVFVQCLYSSRRRGESWRREAAEEVARQGVALLALAHAYRVRWLKQQIEAAVAARWVSAATAVDGLKLARLCDAPRLFQRCLAVATKDFATLQQTEGWRFLQKHDPAMELEILQFVHESARRRKRWRRERTHQEMYMQLAEAMDSLQHICTEGCTDVGPRCSAPASNPCTSFSTCEGLQLLLRHAAACGDRKVTPKGCNHCKRLWQLFRLHSSLCEDSVSCRVPLCRQFKKKMEEEKEDKTWRRLVEKVATARVMATLANRKVPQLVQKSWVRYRGRR
- the LOC121986069 gene encoding BTB/POZ and TAZ domain-containing protein 2-like isoform X2 translates to MGASSVDQYGVGGFRPQAAESRFLPPADVKIVTSDGRSIPAHSSVLASASPVLERMLDRSRKGGDGAGRVIHILGAPHDAVLVFVQCLYSSRRGESWRREAAEEVARQGVALLALAHAYRVRWLKQQIEAAVAARWVSAATAVDGLKLARLCDAPRLFQRCLAVATKDFATLQQTEGWRFLQKHDPAMELEILQFVHESARRRKRWRRERTHQEMYMQLAEAMDSLQHICTEGCTDVGPRCSAPASNPCTSFSTCEGLQLLLRHAAACGDRKVTPKGCNHCKRLWQLFRLHSSLCEDSVSCRVPLCRQFKKKMEEEKEDKTWRRLVEKVATARVMATLANRKVPQLVQKSWVRYRGRR